The proteins below are encoded in one region of Syntrophotalea carbinolica DSM 2380:
- the tssC gene encoding type VI secretion system contractile sheath large subunit, whose protein sequence is MNMQNTAPSKSKPQEEVLLDNENSYERLCELVDIAPLNESIKLNSFADASRMADISLQERLTAGIQVFLDLATRNNSQIERIDKTLLDQYIAQIDQTIGNQLDVILHHLDFQKMESAWRGLQFMVDRCDFRCNTKVEILDCSKEDLLEDFEEAPEIIQTGLYKHVYVSEYDTPGGQPFSNIVANFEFDSSAQDVTLLREASKVSASAHCPFLASVGSKFFGKSSVEEIAKINDLSNYMEKAEFTRWRSFRETEDSRYVGLLTPRFLLRLPYGQDTIPVRTFNYEENVSAEDHRSYLFGNPVFAFAGNIAQSFAKHGWAVNIRGPEAGGKVENLPVHLHDSGKGMQIKMPTEMLVSETRELEMANLGFIPLSYYKNSDFACFFSANSVQKPSEYANTEANANSMINARLPYIFLVSRLAHYLKVLQRENIGSSKSRQKLENELNAWIQTLVTKMKDPEPELIATHPLRDGQVTVREIPENPGYYSVDLFVRPHFQIEGVDVQLKLVAQMPRDNK, encoded by the coding sequence ATGAACATGCAGAATACGGCACCGAGCAAAAGCAAACCTCAAGAAGAAGTCCTTCTTGACAACGAGAACTCCTACGAACGTTTATGCGAGCTGGTCGACATCGCTCCCCTGAACGAATCGATCAAACTGAACAGCTTTGCCGACGCGTCCCGAATGGCGGATATTTCCCTGCAGGAACGGCTGACGGCCGGCATCCAGGTGTTTCTCGACCTGGCAACCCGGAACAATTCCCAGATCGAACGGATCGACAAAACCCTGCTCGACCAGTACATCGCCCAGATCGATCAGACCATCGGCAATCAACTGGATGTCATTCTTCACCACCTGGATTTTCAGAAGATGGAGAGTGCCTGGCGCGGCCTTCAATTCATGGTCGACCGCTGTGACTTCCGCTGCAACACCAAAGTGGAAATCCTCGACTGCTCCAAGGAGGATCTGCTGGAGGACTTCGAGGAAGCCCCCGAAATCATCCAGACCGGTCTCTACAAGCATGTCTATGTCAGCGAATACGACACGCCCGGCGGTCAGCCCTTTTCCAACATTGTCGCGAACTTCGAATTCGACAGCTCGGCCCAGGACGTCACCCTGCTGCGCGAAGCCTCCAAGGTTTCGGCCAGTGCCCACTGCCCCTTCCTGGCGTCGGTCGGTTCGAAATTTTTCGGCAAATCCAGCGTCGAGGAAATCGCCAAGATCAACGACCTGTCCAACTACATGGAAAAGGCCGAGTTCACCCGCTGGAGAAGCTTCCGCGAAACGGAAGACAGCCGCTACGTGGGTCTGCTGACTCCCCGATTCCTGCTGCGCCTGCCCTACGGCCAGGACACCATTCCGGTCCGCACCTTCAATTATGAAGAAAACGTCAGCGCCGAGGACCACCGCAGCTATCTGTTCGGCAACCCGGTCTTCGCCTTCGCCGGCAACATCGCCCAGAGCTTCGCCAAACACGGCTGGGCCGTCAACATCCGCGGTCCGGAAGCCGGAGGGAAAGTTGAAAATCTGCCGGTGCACCTGCACGACAGCGGGAAGGGCATGCAGATCAAGATGCCCACGGAAATGCTGGTTTCCGAAACCCGCGAACTGGAAATGGCCAACCTCGGCTTCATCCCCCTGAGCTATTACAAAAACAGCGACTTCGCCTGCTTTTTCTCCGCCAACTCGGTGCAGAAACCGAGCGAGTACGCCAACACCGAGGCCAACGCCAACAGCATGATCAACGCGCGGCTGCCCTACATCTTCCTGGTGTCGCGGCTCGCTCATTATCTCAAGGTCCTGCAGCGGGAAAACATCGGCTCGTCCAAGAGCCGCCAGAAACTGGAAAACGAACTGAACGCCTGGATCCAGACCCTGGTGACGAAAATGAAGGACCCCGAGCCGGAACTGATCGCCACCCACCCCCTGCGGGACGGCCAGGTAACGGTGCGGGAAATCCCGGAAAACCCGGGCTACTACAGCGTCGACCTGTTTGTCCGGCCGCATTTCCAGATCGAGGGGGTGGACGTGCAGTTGAAACTCGTGGCGCAGATGCCGCGGGATAATAAATAA
- the tssM gene encoding type VI secretion system membrane subunit TssM has translation MQNILIFLQAYLFGRLGSRILGLMLILSLIWWAGPYVGIDDTSLRIYLILGTLTLFFGIWLVRKSIAKRRGNQFRQDLDSQTGQDQSRQLEIEELKAKMNQAVASLKSSELGSHRRGNAALYALPWFMIIGPSAAGKTTLLRNSGLHFPYANGEDIDIRGFGGTRNCDWWFSNEAVLLDTAGRYTTEQDDHEEWLAFLSMLRKHRRQQPLTGAIVAISLSDLLTADTQELERHVKIIRDRINELTTKLGCIFPIYIVFTKCDLLYGFSSYFADLTPKEREQVWGSWLGHEKDSNICQAFIRRMETLHHRLCELRLQKLSMVRNMRAKSELFDFPSQFEAAKDRLVAFISRLTEANPYQDTPHFCGIYLTSATQEGTPLQKILGNIRQAFGYVDEDQSSEQAETKSFFVKDFFKEVVFPNANDVSRTKKQGILHRALKTACIITSLAVITGCFLLLSTTLTMNTLLLKKGTDTSEHLAQEAQTKNNGVNQDFKALTQVLAHYRTLMNYEKHLPLSYTLGIYEGDKQLPAIRSILLNAFKRIFFKPAIKDLEMRLVNYSQVWAAADLQRQDQIRDPYYKTLKCYLMLSTPKRLEAEFAAPVLQTLIQERLMGFAKGQSLDKDSQRQLSELIHLYLSHMQIDQNHPDYMETVKLEASLVTDAQNHLKAIPDAGRLYTQILNKGKLIAPALHLKDMIKGPGRSVLASSFTMPFMFTSKGWHNYVQPEIDNLVHIACQGDWVTGYLPDSLSDASGTKTDTSANNPLAVQLETEIRALYFADYVDHWFSLLAEIQLPPFHSLDDAAKKMLLLARNDGPIAELLQVVSRNINIGQAKGSLASDGSVQSASLVQELENPLHDLRKLTDPGDKMNTSLLINQYLLALTAAQAEIEQMAAAVDVPQQSFQYASTILGSNGVTSSELYKCWLSTNSLLNGTDVRTRKVAEHLLYKPIAGAWKAIIQQTQSYVQNQWSSTVFLNYQGKIAGKFPFSNNGADASLNDVADFFRPEDGLIWAFTDDQLKPFLRKERNRWTEKTWLGTGLAFDKSLLRSLGLASRITSGMFRRGQIQPDVHFSIYPIPSQGLRVVRFETNGQQMIYQNEPQEWKRFQWPGDEDQNSAFIGCIPSGNQSMVKIKFSGDWSLFHLLNKAKITQNHNLYTLDWKLKTGQNNDAIVHLKLRPDRHSNVFAQGLFSQFRLPSNIF, from the coding sequence ATGCAAAATATTCTGATTTTCCTTCAGGCTTATCTTTTCGGGCGGCTAGGCTCCCGAATCCTTGGGCTGATGCTAATCCTGTCACTGATCTGGTGGGCCGGCCCCTACGTAGGCATCGATGATACCTCGTTGCGTATTTATCTCATCCTTGGAACCTTAACTCTGTTTTTCGGCATCTGGTTGGTACGCAAAAGCATCGCTAAACGGCGTGGCAATCAATTCAGACAAGACCTCGACTCTCAGACAGGCCAGGACCAATCACGCCAATTGGAAATTGAAGAGCTCAAGGCCAAGATGAACCAGGCCGTCGCCTCGTTAAAATCTTCCGAACTTGGAAGTCACCGTCGTGGCAATGCCGCCTTGTACGCCCTGCCCTGGTTCATGATCATTGGCCCTTCGGCAGCCGGGAAAACCACCTTACTGCGCAACTCCGGGCTGCATTTCCCCTATGCCAACGGCGAAGACATCGACATACGAGGCTTTGGTGGCACTCGCAATTGCGACTGGTGGTTTTCCAACGAAGCGGTTTTGCTCGATACAGCCGGACGCTATACCACGGAGCAGGACGACCACGAAGAATGGTTGGCCTTTTTAAGTATGCTGCGCAAGCATCGCCGCCAGCAACCTCTGACTGGCGCTATTGTCGCCATCAGCCTATCGGACCTGCTAACAGCCGATACCCAGGAACTGGAGCGTCATGTCAAAATCATTCGTGATCGCATCAATGAATTAACCACTAAACTCGGATGTATTTTCCCTATTTATATCGTTTTCACCAAATGTGATCTTCTCTACGGTTTTTCTTCCTATTTTGCGGATCTGACTCCCAAGGAGAGGGAACAAGTCTGGGGCAGTTGGCTGGGGCACGAAAAGGATAGCAACATCTGCCAGGCCTTTATCCGCAGAATGGAAACTCTACACCATCGCCTATGCGAGTTGCGGTTGCAGAAACTCTCCATGGTCCGGAACATGCGCGCCAAAAGCGAACTTTTTGATTTCCCCTCCCAGTTCGAGGCTGCTAAAGATCGTCTTGTCGCATTCATTTCGCGACTAACTGAAGCAAACCCCTACCAGGACACCCCTCACTTTTGCGGCATCTATCTGACCAGCGCCACCCAGGAAGGTACCCCCCTGCAGAAAATCCTTGGCAATATACGCCAGGCCTTTGGTTATGTGGATGAAGACCAATCCTCAGAACAGGCAGAAACTAAAAGCTTTTTTGTAAAGGATTTTTTCAAAGAGGTTGTTTTTCCCAATGCCAATGATGTCAGTCGAACAAAAAAGCAGGGCATACTGCACCGCGCTCTGAAAACCGCCTGCATCATAACATCCCTGGCTGTCATCACAGGCTGTTTCCTGCTACTCAGCACGACTCTGACCATGAATACCTTGCTGCTTAAAAAAGGAACCGACACCTCGGAGCATCTGGCGCAGGAAGCGCAAACGAAAAACAACGGCGTGAATCAGGACTTTAAGGCATTGACACAGGTTCTGGCACACTACCGCACCCTTATGAATTACGAAAAACACCTGCCGCTGTCTTATACCTTAGGAATCTACGAGGGGGACAAACAATTGCCGGCGATCCGCTCTATTCTGCTTAACGCTTTTAAACGGATCTTTTTCAAACCGGCAATCAAAGATCTGGAGATGCGTCTGGTCAACTATTCCCAGGTATGGGCGGCGGCCGACCTGCAACGCCAGGATCAAATCCGCGACCCCTATTACAAAACGCTAAAATGCTACCTGATGCTCAGTACACCCAAACGGCTGGAGGCCGAGTTTGCCGCGCCAGTACTGCAGACCCTTATCCAGGAACGTTTGATGGGATTTGCCAAAGGGCAGTCTCTGGATAAGGACTCGCAACGACAGCTGTCCGAATTGATCCATCTCTATTTATCCCACATGCAGATTGACCAAAACCACCCCGATTATATGGAGACTGTTAAACTCGAAGCATCTCTGGTAACCGACGCGCAAAACCACCTCAAAGCCATACCGGATGCCGGCCGCCTTTACACACAAATCCTCAATAAGGGCAAATTAATAGCCCCTGCCCTCCACCTCAAGGACATGATCAAAGGGCCAGGACGAAGTGTTCTGGCCAGCTCCTTCACCATGCCTTTCATGTTTACCAGCAAAGGTTGGCACAATTATGTGCAGCCTGAAATCGACAACTTGGTCCATATCGCCTGTCAGGGAGATTGGGTCACCGGTTATCTCCCGGATAGTCTGTCCGATGCCAGCGGTACGAAAACCGACACCTCGGCAAATAATCCATTGGCGGTTCAACTCGAAACCGAGATCCGCGCCTTGTACTTTGCGGACTACGTTGACCATTGGTTCAGTCTGCTGGCTGAAATTCAATTGCCACCATTTCACTCCTTGGATGACGCTGCAAAGAAAATGCTGCTGCTGGCCCGCAATGACGGCCCCATCGCTGAACTGCTGCAAGTCGTCTCCAGAAATATCAACATTGGCCAAGCAAAAGGGAGCTTGGCAAGCGACGGCTCAGTGCAAAGTGCCTCGCTGGTCCAGGAACTGGAAAATCCTCTTCATGACCTGCGGAAACTGACCGATCCCGGCGACAAGATGAATACCAGCCTGCTCATCAACCAGTACCTGCTGGCCTTAACAGCGGCCCAGGCAGAAATCGAACAAATGGCGGCAGCCGTGGATGTGCCCCAGCAGTCATTTCAATACGCGTCGACCATCCTGGGCAGCAACGGCGTCACCAGTTCCGAGCTGTACAAATGCTGGCTATCCACCAACAGTCTGCTCAACGGTACCGACGTCCGCACCCGCAAGGTAGCTGAGCATTTGCTGTACAAACCGATCGCTGGAGCCTGGAAAGCCATCATTCAGCAGACACAGTCTTATGTACAAAACCAATGGAGCAGCACGGTTTTCCTGAATTACCAAGGGAAAATAGCCGGTAAATTCCCCTTTAGTAACAACGGTGCAGATGCCTCGCTTAATGATGTAGCGGACTTTTTCCGTCCCGAAGATGGTCTGATCTGGGCTTTTACAGACGATCAACTCAAACCCTTTCTGCGTAAAGAGCGTAATCGGTGGACCGAAAAAACCTGGCTTGGTACCGGTCTCGCTTTTGACAAAAGCCTGTTACGTTCTTTGGGACTGGCCTCGCGCATTACCTCTGGGATGTTTCGTCGCGGTCAGATTCAACCCGATGTTCACTTTTCCATCTATCCGATCCCCAGCCAGGGACTACGAGTCGTACGCTTCGAAACCAACGGTCAACAAATGATTTATCAGAACGAACCGCAGGAATGGAAAAGGTTCCAATGGCCGGGAGATGAAGACCAGAACAGCGCGTTCATCGGCTGCATCCCAAGCGGCAATCAATCCATGGTCAAAATCAAATTCTCCGGCGACTGGAGTCTTTTTCACCTGCTAAACAAAGCCAAAATTACGCAAAACCATAACCTGTACACCTTGGACTGGAAGCTGAAAACTGGCCAGAATAACGACGCCATAGTACACCTTAAACTTCGTCCCGATCGCCACAGCAATGTGTTTGCCCAAGGACTGTTCTCGCAGTTTCGACTGCCGAGCAACATTTTTTAA
- the icmH gene encoding type IVB secretion system protein IcmH/DotU: protein MANDLSTPAYNPILSCSEALFSLIAPIQDDQKASSLGTDFKEQILAAFTSMEKAAFEQQIGMVEFKDAKYALAAYVDEMVLNSTWPGHLEWMSRPLQLEFFGEHTAGEGFFTRLANLRQGGEDNLHLLELYYYCLQLGFEGVYKIKGVEHLMALQVDLRSQIDGYRGPVNSKISPEGLPGHVLINQVRRHVPYWVIAVVTIATVFFTYMGYAFVSSHVAEASVAKVTKDKDSILKLPEAPY from the coding sequence ATGGCTAACGATTTATCCACGCCAGCATACAACCCAATATTGAGCTGCAGTGAAGCACTCTTTTCGCTAATAGCCCCCATACAGGATGACCAGAAGGCATCTTCCCTGGGTACCGATTTTAAAGAACAGATCCTGGCCGCTTTTACCAGCATGGAAAAAGCGGCATTTGAGCAGCAGATCGGTATGGTCGAATTCAAAGATGCCAAATATGCACTGGCCGCGTATGTCGACGAAATGGTTTTAAACTCTACCTGGCCGGGGCATCTGGAGTGGATGTCTCGCCCTTTGCAACTGGAATTTTTTGGCGAACATACGGCGGGTGAAGGCTTCTTCACCCGGCTTGCCAATCTGCGTCAGGGAGGCGAGGACAACCTCCATCTACTGGAACTCTACTATTACTGTCTACAGCTTGGATTTGAAGGGGTTTACAAAATCAAGGGCGTGGAACACCTGATGGCTTTACAGGTCGATTTACGAAGCCAGATAGACGGTTACCGCGGACCAGTAAACTCCAAGATTTCCCCCGAAGGCCTACCCGGTCACGTCCTCATCAACCAGGTCAGACGTCATGTCCCTTACTGGGTCATCGCGGTGGTCACCATCGCCACGGTTTTCTTCACATACATGGGCTACGCTTTTGTTTCGAGCCATGTCGCCGAAGCCAGTGTGGCCAAGGTCACCAAAGACAAAGACAGCATTCTGAAATTACCGGAAGCCCCATATTGA
- the tssB gene encoding type VI secretion system contractile sheath small subunit, whose protein sequence is MSDSYQKEIPKARINLALDVETGGHQKKTELPLKMLVMGDFSNGKTKGKIADRQRININKNNFESVMADLAPSVRFDVPNLLAKDGSDFSIDLAFQSMKDFRPDSVAHQIPEMHSLMAMRNLLKDLKSNLLDNAKFRKKLEKIVSNQPQLEGLKQQLEKLLDDSNETSNLEIRSY, encoded by the coding sequence ATGAGCGACAGTTACCAAAAGGAAATCCCTAAGGCCCGTATCAATTTAGCGCTGGATGTTGAAACCGGGGGTCACCAGAAAAAGACGGAACTTCCCTTGAAAATGCTGGTGATGGGGGATTTCAGCAACGGCAAAACCAAGGGGAAAATAGCCGACCGACAGCGGATCAACATCAACAAGAACAATTTCGAATCGGTCATGGCCGATCTCGCTCCGAGTGTCCGCTTCGACGTACCGAATCTGTTGGCCAAGGACGGCAGCGATTTTTCCATCGATCTCGCCTTTCAGTCGATGAAGGATTTCCGCCCGGACAGCGTAGCGCATCAGATTCCCGAGATGCACAGCCTGATGGCGATGCGAAATCTGCTAAAGGATCTAAAATCGAACCTGCTGGACAACGCCAAGTTTCGCAAGAAGCTGGAAAAGATCGTCAGCAACCAGCCTCAACTGGAAGGTTTGAAGCAGCAATTGGAAAAGTTGCTGGATGATTCCAATGAAACGTCCAACCTGGAAATCCGCAGCTACTAA
- the tssA gene encoding type VI secretion system protein TssA → MTPLPPKPNPEWLLDIARPLQDKVCGDDPRYLDAFQRIKEESDKLRDVDYAMIMATCRELLAKEAKDLRIAGYYLVAAAYIEGLPGLLDGLKMYRVLLQNFWCDCHPQSASGRRAALNLLANPRLVAFAERSETPVSLEILVNLHQEIDGIHLFLTEKLGEETPRLSRLAPWVEERLRRLKPTTPKGDPPSQATAQQPAPSDTTESTQELNSEHGVEFLTRQIHKYLLNSGDFLRALAYSRALRWGKLALPPHDQGRTRIPAPRASGLTQLENTLTCDSLDQALTCSENLFFEPGFQLLFDLQFHLFQYLEANHQPDLACFVRNALRAPLDRHPELLNLQFDDGRPFAGTECLLWIQQWQTSGVNSPSRGPLNEGPDEISVKTLVDDAMQLAKRKKLPEALQNIQSLPCQTEKQRIQKRLAEARLCLTAGKADMAEVVLADMQQYILAHHLPLWDPALAVAVLQQRLTVLQALEKASPGERKQHLTQQRHELRQLLCKIDVISAAAFI, encoded by the coding sequence ATGACCCCCCTCCCCCCAAAGCCAAACCCGGAATGGCTCCTCGACATCGCCAGGCCCCTGCAAGATAAAGTCTGCGGCGATGATCCCCGCTACCTGGACGCATTTCAGCGAATCAAGGAAGAAAGCGACAAGCTTAGGGATGTCGACTATGCCATGATCATGGCCACCTGCCGCGAGCTACTGGCCAAGGAGGCAAAAGATCTGCGCATTGCAGGATATTACCTTGTGGCCGCAGCCTACATCGAAGGACTGCCGGGGCTGCTGGACGGGCTGAAAATGTACCGGGTGCTGCTGCAAAACTTCTGGTGCGACTGCCATCCCCAAAGCGCGTCGGGGCGACGGGCTGCCCTCAATCTGCTGGCTAATCCGCGGCTGGTAGCATTTGCCGAACGTTCAGAGACGCCGGTCTCCCTCGAAATATTAGTCAACCTGCACCAGGAAATCGATGGTATCCACCTGTTTCTCACAGAAAAACTGGGAGAGGAAACACCCCGTCTCTCGCGCCTGGCACCTTGGGTCGAGGAGCGATTGCGGAGGCTTAAGCCCACAACACCGAAAGGAGATCCTCCCTCCCAGGCCACAGCACAACAACCGGCTCCCAGCGACACCACGGAATCTACCCAAGAGCTCAACTCCGAGCATGGAGTGGAATTCCTGACACGTCAGATTCACAAATACTTACTCAACTCCGGCGATTTTCTTCGGGCGTTGGCCTATTCCCGGGCGTTGCGATGGGGAAAACTGGCTCTTCCCCCCCACGACCAAGGGCGAACCCGCATTCCGGCACCGCGTGCCAGCGGCCTAACTCAACTCGAAAACACTCTGACTTGTGATTCACTGGATCAGGCCCTGACATGCAGTGAAAACCTGTTTTTTGAGCCGGGTTTCCAGTTGCTGTTTGATCTTCAATTCCACCTGTTCCAATACCTCGAGGCCAATCATCAACCGGATCTGGCCTGCTTCGTCCGGAATGCATTGCGCGCTCCTCTGGATCGACACCCGGAATTGCTGAATCTGCAATTTGATGACGGCCGCCCCTTTGCCGGCACCGAATGCCTTCTGTGGATTCAGCAATGGCAGACAAGCGGCGTCAACAGCCCAAGCCGAGGCCCCCTCAACGAGGGCCCCGATGAAATTTCGGTTAAGACACTGGTTGACGACGCCATGCAATTGGCAAAACGGAAGAAATTGCCAGAGGCCCTTCAGAACATTCAGAGCCTGCCCTGCCAAACCGAAAAACAGCGCATACAAAAACGTCTTGCAGAAGCCCGACTATGCCTGACAGCAGGTAAAGCCGACATGGCCGAAGTGGTCCTGGCAGACATGCAGCAATACATCCTGGCTCATCATCTGCCCCTCTGGGACCCCGCCCTGGCAGTTGCGGTGTTGCAGCAACGGCTCACCGTCTTGCAAGCTCTGGAAAAGGCTAGCCCTGGCGAAAGGAAACAGCACCTTACACAACAACGACATGAACTGCGGCAGTTACTCTGCAAAATCGATGTTATCTCTGCCGCTGCTTTCATCTGA
- the tssK gene encoding type VI secretion system baseplate subunit TssK produces MSKIVWAEGVFLSQQHFQAWDKQLENSQQLRQFLLNPFSWGIMSLSIDHEALKLGRFQLLEASCIFQDARMVHYQSSVHAPLTCDLHSPGGETLGIYLALPANNHVDSISGYPQRSQISGWVADYQEIEDSFDASRKREILLAQPNLHLLSDQEALGPFLSIKIAEVLHDGDQRYRVVDSYIPPVCRISGSPALAQRLERIVETLNAKRKLIEKAREGCDDGTAGFARSDPNNHALLQNLNSRLPRLKHLLNNLDLHPEQLYRQLCQVAGSFCTYHNTATIDSIPLYQHEDLTQVFSRLEKLLSLLLELNKTVKNTALVLSKETDHLLSCKDIPTTLFGKETFFIEALFDAEDPNWIVDFARQVKVTARDSIETCVASALPGVRLVHTQRPPAKLATRSGCEYFRLEPRGDFWNQMIDEGSMAIYLPCPFNASDIKIVTVEE; encoded by the coding sequence ATGAGTAAAATCGTTTGGGCCGAGGGCGTGTTTCTGAGCCAGCAGCATTTTCAGGCTTGGGACAAGCAACTGGAGAACTCTCAGCAACTTCGACAATTTCTGCTTAACCCCTTTTCCTGGGGAATCATGTCCCTATCCATCGACCATGAAGCCCTGAAATTGGGCCGTTTCCAGCTGCTCGAAGCCTCGTGCATATTTCAGGATGCTCGCATGGTGCACTATCAGAGCTCAGTACATGCGCCCTTGACCTGCGATCTGCACTCACCGGGCGGCGAGACCTTGGGTATTTACCTGGCATTACCCGCCAACAACCATGTGGATAGCATTTCCGGTTATCCCCAACGCAGCCAGATCAGTGGCTGGGTTGCCGATTATCAGGAAATAGAAGACAGCTTCGACGCCAGCCGCAAACGAGAAATCCTTTTAGCTCAGCCCAACCTGCACCTATTGAGTGACCAGGAAGCCCTCGGCCCTTTTTTAAGCATCAAAATAGCCGAGGTATTGCATGACGGAGACCAGCGCTACCGAGTTGTCGATAGCTACATCCCCCCTGTATGTCGCATATCGGGCTCTCCAGCGTTAGCACAGCGTCTGGAACGCATTGTCGAAACCTTGAACGCCAAACGCAAACTGATTGAAAAGGCCAGAGAAGGATGCGACGACGGAACGGCAGGGTTTGCCCGCAGCGACCCCAACAACCATGCCCTGCTTCAAAATCTCAACAGCAGACTGCCTCGTCTTAAACATCTTTTGAATAACCTTGACCTGCATCCAGAGCAGTTATATCGCCAGTTGTGTCAAGTGGCCGGTTCGTTCTGTACCTACCACAATACAGCCACCATCGACAGCATTCCTCTCTACCAGCATGAAGATCTGACACAGGTTTTCAGCCGCCTTGAAAAGCTGCTATCCCTTCTACTGGAGTTGAATAAAACTGTCAAAAATACCGCCTTAGTGCTCAGCAAAGAAACCGACCATCTGCTGTCATGCAAAGATATCCCAACAACCCTGTTCGGCAAGGAAACCTTCTTTATCGAGGCCCTGTTTGACGCCGAAGACCCAAACTGGATTGTCGATTTTGCACGACAGGTCAAAGTTACAGCCCGCGACAGCATAGAAACATGCGTAGCCTCGGCCCTGCCTGGCGTACGACTGGTACACACTCAGCGCCCACCGGCCAAATTGGCCACCCGCAGCGGCTGTGAATACTTCCGACTGGAACCCCGGGGGGATTTCTGGAACCAGATGATCGACGAAGGTTCCATGGCCATCTACCTTCCCTGCCCCTTCAATGCATCTGACATCAAAATCGTCACGGTGGAGGAATAG
- the tssJ gene encoding type VI secretion system lipoprotein TssJ, with protein MPQFSFMRWFVTIPFCIMLCACSTPQVKMNLSSTANLNLNSAKEPLPVVVRIYQLSDPKVFENATFNELWKNDLAVLGNSLLRKDILTLDPASQQKFRFERHEQTRFVALMAAFNKQPNDSWRVVKKVNGSFLGIKVSTKIKAILKNNIIELED; from the coding sequence ATGCCTCAGTTCTCTTTTATGCGCTGGTTTGTGACCATCCCCTTTTGCATCATGCTTTGTGCCTGCTCCACTCCGCAGGTAAAAATGAATCTATCTTCCACGGCCAATCTTAATTTAAACAGCGCAAAAGAACCGCTGCCGGTTGTGGTGCGCATCTACCAACTGAGCGACCCAAAAGTCTTTGAGAACGCCACATTTAACGAACTATGGAAAAACGACCTGGCAGTGCTTGGAAACAGTCTGTTGCGAAAAGACATTCTAACCCTTGATCCAGCTTCCCAGCAGAAGTTTCGTTTTGAGCGGCATGAGCAAACCCGTTTTGTGGCCCTGATGGCCGCTTTTAATAAACAGCCGAATGATTCGTGGCGGGTCGTTAAAAAAGTTAACGGCTCCTTTCTCGGGATAAAAGTTTCCACAAAAATCAAAGCCATCCTTAAAAACAATATCATCGAACTGGAGGACTGA
- the tagF gene encoding type VI secretion system-associated protein TagF, which translates to MFGLFDKTPSKTAVSARLQAGCFGKMPIHSDFIRYNLAIREASNFEKWLQEGVSNIARKHPKGWPSVYRSFPMHHFVLSGNEHERSLIGCLTSSRDKSGRIYPFSILATTANDVYHTNRASLPLIHRTYFQKAEALLNSTKELSSVPALLEKLDALGTDIPMYTPQELVKQQIRLLETIPLKNYWCGLQAQVTAREQFWCAFYDIMKTVQNRGPSRTNWGIRIPIPAEDDQTHYVVFWVQMIEAILEDRIWRAQYFWSKGNADHPACITLFFKPLPPSYLLPLLNQELNDNTIFDLGCEWPTLQTFTSRVDLRRLLEKDSIPMLDVLYRTGRREMLL; encoded by the coding sequence ATGTTTGGGCTTTTTGACAAAACCCCTTCTAAGACCGCTGTTTCTGCACGCCTGCAGGCTGGTTGTTTCGGAAAGATGCCGATCCATTCGGATTTCATTCGCTACAACCTTGCAATCCGCGAAGCAAGCAACTTTGAAAAGTGGCTGCAGGAAGGCGTCAGCAATATTGCGCGCAAACATCCCAAGGGGTGGCCATCTGTATACAGGTCCTTCCCTATGCATCATTTTGTGTTGTCAGGAAATGAACACGAACGCAGCCTCATCGGTTGCCTGACCTCCAGTCGCGACAAAAGCGGGCGCATCTATCCTTTTTCCATCCTGGCAACCACCGCGAATGACGTTTATCACACCAATCGAGCCAGCCTGCCCTTGATTCACCGAACGTACTTCCAAAAAGCTGAAGCCTTGTTGAACTCTACAAAAGAGTTGTCCTCAGTTCCCGCGTTGCTTGAAAAGCTGGATGCATTAGGGACCGACATCCCCATGTATACGCCGCAAGAACTGGTTAAACAACAGATCCGGTTGCTCGAAACCATCCCTTTGAAAAACTATTGGTGCGGCCTGCAGGCACAGGTAACGGCACGAGAACAGTTCTGGTGCGCGTTCTATGACATCATGAAAACCGTGCAGAACCGTGGCCCAAGCCGCACCAACTGGGGGATACGAATCCCCATTCCGGCCGAAGATGATCAGACCCACTACGTGGTCTTCTGGGTTCAGATGATCGAAGCAATCCTTGAAGACCGTATCTGGCGTGCCCAATACTTCTGGAGCAAGGGAAACGCTGACCATCCGGCTTGCATAACACTCTTTTTCAAACCATTACCGCCCTCTTATCTTCTGCCGTTACTCAACCAGGAGCTGAACGACAACACCATCTTTGACCTCGGTTGCGAGTGGCCCACGTTACAAACCTTTACAAGCCGGGTGGATTTGCGGCGTCTACTGGAAAAAGACTCCATCCCGATGCTCGACGTGCTGTACCGAACCGGACGGAGGGAAATGCTTCTATGA